One stretch of Candidatus Bathyarchaeota archaeon DNA includes these proteins:
- a CDS encoding UbiD family decarboxylase yields the protein MGFREHINKLSDEGKLVKVEKEISKRLEISGLLKEMEPTPVIFEKVRESIFRVVGNLFCNKDSIGNYLGVSTNDLIPTMTNAIENCNEPERVKDPPCQEEEMKVDLDLLPMMFHCERDGGNYISSAVVIARDPDFGQNMDFHRAMQFEKNKMSVRIVKGRHFHKFLEKNDELEVAFCIGNSPNILVAAATSVDIGVDELWIANALEELKVTKAKSIDLYVPAECEFILEGKVYLDEKHEEGPFVDLTETYDVVRMEPVFEVKKITHRKGAIWQALLPGALEHKVLMGMPREPTIFKMVNKAGVKCLDVNVNPGGCCWLHAIVKIDKRNEGDGKQAIEAAFKGHKSCKHVFIVDKDIDIYDPLNVEWALATRFQGDVDLIIKDKEPGSSLDPSAEPGTKMTTKMGFDSTAPLKVLKGKNFEKADYPKVEVTKYVHR from the coding sequence ATGGGATTTAGGGAGCATATCAATAAATTATCTGATGAAGGAAAGCTTGTAAAAGTGGAAAAAGAAATTTCTAAAAGACTTGAGATCTCCGGCCTGCTGAAAGAAATGGAGCCAACTCCTGTTATATTTGAAAAGGTCAGGGAATCAATTTTTAGAGTCGTAGGTAACCTTTTTTGCAACAAGGACTCCATAGGTAACTATCTTGGAGTTTCCACTAACGATCTGATACCTACAATGACTAATGCAATAGAAAACTGTAATGAACCCGAGAGAGTCAAGGATCCACCTTGCCAAGAGGAAGAGATGAAAGTGGATTTAGATCTGCTTCCGATGATGTTCCACTGTGAAAGAGATGGAGGCAACTACATAAGCTCGGCGGTGGTTATAGCAAGAGATCCGGACTTTGGGCAGAATATGGATTTCCATAGAGCGATGCAATTTGAAAAGAATAAAATGAGCGTTAGGATAGTAAAGGGACGACATTTTCATAAATTTTTAGAAAAGAACGATGAGCTAGAGGTTGCGTTTTGTATTGGAAATTCGCCAAACATCTTAGTGGCAGCTGCAACATCAGTGGACATCGGCGTGGACGAACTATGGATAGCGAATGCATTGGAAGAGCTTAAAGTTACGAAGGCGAAGAGTATAGACCTGTATGTTCCTGCTGAATGTGAATTCATCTTAGAGGGTAAAGTCTATTTGGATGAGAAGCATGAAGAGGGACCTTTTGTTGATCTTACAGAAACCTATGACGTGGTTAGAATGGAACCTGTCTTTGAGGTAAAAAAGATCACGCATAGGAAGGGAGCAATATGGCAGGCTCTCTTACCAGGTGCATTGGAACATAAAGTTCTAATGGGTATGCCTCGGGAACCTACGATATTTAAGATGGTGAACAAAGCTGGTGTGAAATGTCTGGATGTGAATGTAAACCCTGGTGGATGTTGTTGGCTTCATGCCATAGTAAAAATCGACAAGCGAAATGAGGGTGATGGAAAACAGGCTATTGAAGCAGCTTTTAAAGGTCATAAAAGTTGTAAGCATGTATTCATTGTTGATAAGGACATAGATATATATGACCCGCTTAATGTGGAGTGGGCTCTGGCAACGAGATTTCAAGGGGATGTAGATCTAATAATTAAGGATAAGGAACCTGGAAGTAGTCTAGACCCAAGCGCTGAACCTGGGACCAAGATGACAACCAAAATGGGTTTTGATAGTACCGCTCCTTTAAAGGTATTAAAAGGTAAGAATTTTGAAAAAGCCGACTATCCAAAAGTAGAAGTCACTAAATACGTTCATAGGTGA
- a CDS encoding aconitase X catalytic domain-containing protein, protein MQLDSKEVEMLEGKYGKAAKKSMEIITTLGEIYGANRLVDVSSVQVAGVSYANLGEAGLEFLNEMAEDGKTKVLTTLNPAGMDLENWRDLGIDSKFAKNQKRVIEAFEKMGIISTCTCTPYFIGNLPHFGEHVAWSESSAVCYANSVLGARTNREGGPSALAAALTGKTAEYGLHLDENRQAELTIVVEAQISKTFRFGALGKVIGDGAEGKIVYIRGIPKASVEELKSFCASVATYGGIPMFHMEGITPECKSTPIPEEAITIRESDIDTVIEELTDDSEVDFISIGCPHCSISEIAKIAEFLKDKKVKKELWITTARPIKEIADRMGYSKVIEASGAKFACDTCCVVAPIKGRFKTLCTDSAKGCYYARGKNKFNTKLNSIEECLEAALN, encoded by the coding sequence TTGCAACTTGATTCGAAAGAAGTGGAGATGCTTGAGGGCAAGTACGGTAAGGCAGCCAAGAAGAGTATGGAGATTATAACGACTTTAGGGGAGATTTACGGCGCAAACAGACTGGTGGATGTCAGTTCCGTACAGGTTGCTGGTGTAAGTTACGCAAACCTTGGCGAAGCGGGACTAGAGTTCCTAAATGAGATGGCTGAGGACGGCAAGACCAAGGTCTTGACGACTTTAAATCCAGCGGGCATGGATCTAGAGAACTGGAGAGACTTGGGAATAGATTCAAAATTTGCCAAAAATCAAAAAAGAGTTATCGAAGCCTTCGAAAAGATGGGTATAATATCCACTTGCACATGTACACCATACTTTATAGGCAACCTCCCCCACTTTGGTGAACATGTGGCATGGTCTGAATCTAGTGCTGTTTGTTATGCCAATTCTGTTTTAGGTGCGAGAACCAATAGAGAAGGAGGGCCTAGCGCCTTAGCAGCTGCTTTAACAGGGAAAACTGCGGAATATGGGCTCCATTTAGATGAGAATCGTCAGGCTGAATTGACTATAGTTGTGGAGGCGCAAATCTCTAAAACCTTTAGATTTGGAGCCCTAGGGAAAGTTATTGGAGATGGAGCGGAAGGGAAGATAGTCTATATTAGAGGCATCCCCAAGGCATCTGTTGAAGAGTTAAAATCTTTCTGTGCGAGTGTTGCAACCTATGGAGGGATCCCCATGTTCCATATGGAGGGAATCACCCCTGAATGCAAATCCACCCCGATTCCAGAGGAAGCCATAACCATAAGAGAAAGCGATATAGATACGGTGATTGAAGAATTAACAGATGATTCTGAAGTAGACTTCATCAGTATAGGATGTCCTCACTGTTCTATCAGTGAAATCGCTAAGATCGCTGAGTTTCTAAAAGACAAGAAGGTGAAGAAGGAGTTGTGGATAACCACAGCGCGCCCGATCAAAGAGATCGCGGATAGGATGGGCTATAGTAAGGTCATCGAGGCCTCTGGCGCAAAGTTTGCTTGCGACACTTGCTGCGTAGTAGCACCTATCAAAGGCAGATTCAAGACTTTATGCACAGACTCCGCTAAGGGATGTTACTATGCCAGGGGAAAGAATAAGTTTAACACAAAGCTGAATTCAATAGAGGAATGTTTGGAGGCCGCGTTAAATTGA
- a CDS encoding DUF126 domain-containing protein: MKLKGRTIFKGKARGEAIITSQSISFYGGVDPETGVVTEKGHEIEGKSIAGKIFVFPIGKGSTVGSYTIYRLKKSGKAPAAIINKSCDPIVAVGCIISEIACIDQIEIEKIPVGALLEVDAENATIDVKDPNIS, translated from the coding sequence TTGAAACTTAAAGGTAGAACAATCTTTAAGGGTAAAGCTAGAGGGGAGGCCATAATTACAAGCCAAAGTATAAGTTTTTACGGCGGGGTAGATCCAGAGACTGGTGTAGTAACTGAGAAAGGTCATGAGATAGAGGGAAAGAGTATAGCCGGAAAGATCTTTGTCTTTCCAATTGGAAAAGGGTCTACCGTGGGATCCTACACTATCTATAGACTCAAAAAGAGCGGTAAAGCTCCAGCGGCAATCATTAATAAGAGCTGTGATCCAATCGTGGCTGTTGGGTGTATAATATCGGAGATTGCTTGCATTGATCAAATAGAAATCGAAAAGATACCAGTGGGAGCCCTTTTAGAAGTCGATGCCGAAAATGCAACAATCGATGTCAAAGATCCAAACATTAGTTGA
- the fni gene encoding type 2 isopentenyl-diphosphate Delta-isomerase has translation MIDPTEKRKESHLEIALKKEVECEKLTGFEDVHLLHNSLPDVSLEEIDLSTKITNHKLSAPMLIESMTGGTEKARKVNSNLAMVAEELNIAIGVGSQRAAIENPKLIDTFKIVRQKAPTAFIFANIGAPQLIKGYGIEKIQEAIEMIDANALFIHLNPLQEVIQFEGDTDFRGLSSKIGTICDSLKIPVFVKETGAGISMEVAKILEKTGVTGINVAGYGGTNWAYVEYCRAMEKKDKLRKRLGKIFMDWGIPTAVSVFEVSKSTKLTIIASGGIRNGLHIAKSLALGANLAGMALPLLRSASKGVNSLKNSLLYTIEELRTAMFLTGVKKIEKMRKVPVVITGTTGEWLTHRGFDLKSFSKVK, from the coding sequence ATGATTGACCCCACTGAGAAAAGAAAGGAAAGCCACCTTGAGATAGCACTAAAAAAGGAAGTAGAATGTGAAAAGCTCACAGGTTTTGAAGACGTTCATTTATTACATAATTCATTACCAGATGTTTCTCTAGAAGAAATAGACTTATCGACCAAAATTACCAATCATAAGCTGTCAGCTCCTATGTTAATAGAATCTATGACTGGCGGTACAGAAAAAGCTAGAAAAGTGAATTCCAATTTAGCTATGGTAGCTGAAGAATTAAATATAGCTATAGGTGTAGGTAGCCAAAGAGCAGCTATAGAAAATCCGAAATTGATAGACACATTCAAGATTGTTAGACAAAAGGCTCCCACAGCTTTTATATTTGCTAATATCGGAGCCCCTCAATTAATAAAGGGATATGGAATCGAAAAAATCCAAGAAGCTATTGAAATGATTGATGCGAACGCATTATTTATTCATTTAAATCCATTGCAAGAAGTAATTCAGTTTGAAGGAGACACGGACTTTAGGGGATTATCGTCCAAGATAGGAACAATTTGTGATAGCTTAAAGATTCCTGTCTTCGTGAAAGAAACTGGGGCAGGAATATCAATGGAAGTAGCCAAGATTCTGGAAAAGACTGGAGTTACTGGAATAAATGTAGCTGGGTATGGCGGAACAAACTGGGCATATGTAGAATATTGCAGGGCAATGGAAAAAAAGGACAAACTTCGTAAGCGATTAGGAAAGATATTTATGGACTGGGGCATTCCAACTGCCGTAAGTGTATTTGAAGTAAGTAAGAGCACAAAACTTACCATCATAGCTTCAGGCGGCATCAGAAATGGTCTTCATATAGCAAAATCTCTAGCACTAGGTGCAAATCTAGCTGGTATGGCATTGCCATTGTTAAGAAGCGCATCCAAAGGAGTAAATTCACTTAAGAATTCATTACTATATACAATTGAAGAGCTCAGAACAGCAATGTTTCTAACTGGAGTTAAAAAAATCGAAAAAATGAGAAAAGTACCTGTAGTCATTACCGGAACTACAGGAGAATGGTTAACTCACCGTGGATTTGATTTGAAATCATTTTCAAAGGTCAAATAA
- a CDS encoding hydroxymethylglutaryl-CoA reductase, degradative → MQKTSKISGFYNLSPEKRLDVIKDLVKLTDEEINLLKKTGALNIEQANRMIENVIGTMPVTLGIATNFLINKKDYLIPMAIEEPSVVAAASNLAKMARSKGGFFTSSTEPIMIGQIQVVDVPDPFGSRMEVLSVKQRILEKANEQDPILVSKGGGAKDLRAKVLNTIAGPMVIVEILVDCRDAMGANAVNTMAEAVAPIIEEVTKGRVYLRIISNLATERLARAKAVFSKEALGGEEVIEGILNAHAFALADPYRCATHNKGIMNGITAVVLATGNDTRAVESGAHAYAARTGNYIPLTSWEKNGDGNLVGTIEVPVAVGLVGGAAAVHPIAKIAIKILGIKTAPELGEVIAAVGLAQNLAALRALAAEGIQSGHMKLHARNIAHMAGAKGKQADKIAERMVKEKKIRIDFAEELLKERN, encoded by the coding sequence ATGCAAAAAACATCAAAGATATCTGGATTCTACAATTTATCCCCAGAGAAGAGATTGGATGTAATTAAAGACTTAGTCAAGCTAACAGATGAGGAAATAAACCTCTTGAAAAAGACTGGCGCATTAAATATAGAGCAAGCCAATCGTATGATCGAGAATGTAATAGGAACGATGCCGGTTACTCTCGGAATTGCTACGAATTTCCTAATCAATAAAAAAGATTATTTAATTCCAATGGCAATTGAGGAACCTTCTGTAGTAGCAGCTGCAAGCAATTTAGCTAAAATGGCTAGATCTAAAGGAGGTTTTTTTACAAGTAGTACAGAACCAATAATGATAGGGCAAATCCAAGTAGTTGATGTTCCAGATCCATTTGGATCAAGAATGGAAGTATTATCTGTTAAACAGAGAATATTAGAAAAAGCTAATGAACAGGATCCTATTTTGGTATCTAAAGGTGGAGGCGCCAAAGATTTAAGGGCAAAGGTATTGAATACAATAGCCGGCCCGATGGTGATAGTTGAAATTCTTGTTGATTGTAGAGATGCAATGGGAGCAAACGCAGTAAATACAATGGCAGAAGCCGTAGCTCCAATTATAGAAGAAGTGACCAAAGGTAGAGTCTATTTAAGAATAATTTCAAACTTAGCTACAGAGAGATTAGCAAGAGCAAAAGCAGTTTTTTCAAAAGAAGCTCTTGGCGGAGAAGAAGTCATTGAGGGTATACTTAATGCGCATGCATTTGCACTTGCAGATCCTTATAGATGTGCCACTCATAATAAAGGAATAATGAATGGGATAACGGCGGTTGTATTAGCTACTGGAAATGATACTAGAGCAGTAGAGTCTGGGGCTCATGCATATGCTGCAAGAACTGGAAATTATATACCATTGACTTCTTGGGAGAAGAATGGAGATGGGAATTTAGTAGGTACAATTGAAGTACCAGTTGCAGTTGGACTGGTTGGTGGTGCAGCGGCTGTCCATCCAATAGCTAAGATAGCTATAAAAATTCTTGGTATTAAAACGGCACCTGAACTAGGAGAAGTAATAGCTGCAGTTGGTTTAGCTCAGAATTTAGCTGCTCTTAGAGCTTTGGCAGCAGAAGGAATACAATCAGGACATATGAAATTGCATGCGAGAAACATTGCTCATATGGCTGGTGCTAAGGGAAAGCAAGCGGATAAAATTGCAGAAAGAATGGTAAAAGAGAAGAAGATTAGAATTGATTTTGCAGAGGAATTGCTTAAAGAGAGGAATTAA
- a CDS encoding geranylgeranylglyceryl/heptaprenylglyceryl phosphate synthase: MPQWVENYLMKRIREKGTLHFTLIDPDETDDEAAIEISECAEKAGSSGVLVGGSTVASVQDLDSIVKRIKDSINIPVILFPNGITGISRYADAIFFSSLLNSNNPYYITGAQALGAPLVRKFGLESISLGYIIVGDGGAAGFVGQANPIPYNKPELASIYALAAQYIGMRFVYLEAGSGASLPVPEDMIVKVKKLVNIPIIVGGGIKSTKEAKIAVKAGADIIVTGSIVENVSLDNLKKIISSINELKLKR; this comes from the coding sequence ATGCCTCAGTGGGTTGAAAATTATTTAATGAAGAGGATCCGAGAAAAAGGAACATTACACTTTACATTGATTGACCCTGATGAGACAGACGATGAAGCAGCAATTGAAATATCTGAATGTGCAGAGAAGGCTGGTTCTTCAGGAGTATTGGTTGGAGGTAGCACAGTTGCATCAGTACAGGATTTGGATAGTATTGTTAAAAGAATTAAGGATTCTATAAACATTCCAGTAATACTTTTTCCAAATGGAATAACAGGCATAAGTAGATATGCAGATGCCATTTTTTTTAGTTCTCTATTAAATTCAAATAATCCATATTATATTACAGGAGCTCAAGCTCTTGGAGCGCCTTTGGTAAGAAAATTCGGATTAGAGTCAATTTCCTTAGGATATATTATTGTTGGCGATGGTGGAGCCGCTGGATTCGTTGGTCAAGCCAATCCAATACCTTATAATAAGCCAGAATTGGCTTCGATATATGCTTTGGCTGCCCAATATATAGGAATGCGTTTCGTATACCTTGAAGCTGGGTCTGGAGCATCTCTTCCTGTACCAGAAGATATGATAGTGAAGGTAAAAAAACTTGTTAATATTCCAATAATTGTTGGTGGTGGCATAAAGTCAACTAAAGAAGCAAAAATAGCCGTAAAGGCTGGCGCTGATATCATTGTAACAGGTTCCATTGTAGAAAACGTCTCTCTTGATAATTTAAAAAAGATAATTTCATCCATCAATGAGTTGAAACTTAAACGTTGA
- a CDS encoding DUF2070 family protein has translation MLIEKTTPYYRIIQKLGFPSIGLIVLALFLINLGGSSFTFFLSEGNFENLLRGIYFGIIALSFPSLISDMISSHFLLRNDSLFNLRRCIALSLFSCTIWVFILFFGFILNYLIPSFTIPENAFYLGLFIILPFRFTSILTMSESNLLEKILFSISQPLLCIMASKLFFNIPLNYTLLLFILSATISFVLAYFIMHYIESHGLKKIGASPTEGFRAFLVAWLDRKNVKLEKFLSRLGVERNISVTVLQFRSKFTKKLKGIMVVSNFHPGPFMNVGSSILPYMIQNFFEKKTKAKIAVPHGISGHERNLVSQKQNQKVIRAIERLLLNDNFSSKASPLVMNISKKGFAQANCQIFDNCAFITLSQSPEDMEDIPLEIGSVISNEARNYFNLVAVIDAHNSIEKIRHYSDQELSNFKESAFHVIHEVAKTKTRKFRFGSAKKIIKDFTLQDGFGPGGISIFLVEVNDKLTAYITIDGNNMVPGLRDRILKSINEIGVKNGEVMTTDTHMVNGLVSAKLGYHPVGEVINEALLIKKIKDATIEAKRDLEKAEIAVSSEEIKVKSLGSEMFNKLLGFMYDTAKKISAYLLVSIFGLSAIGIILLK, from the coding sequence TTGTTAATAGAAAAAACAACGCCTTATTATCGAATAATTCAAAAATTAGGATTTCCTTCAATTGGATTAATTGTTCTAGCATTATTTTTAATTAATCTAGGCGGAAGTAGTTTTACTTTTTTTTTGAGCGAAGGGAATTTCGAAAACTTACTAAGAGGTATCTATTTTGGAATTATAGCTTTATCATTTCCTTCCTTGATTTCTGATATGATTTCTAGTCACTTTTTACTGAGGAACGATTCTCTTTTCAATTTAAGAAGATGTATTGCATTATCTCTTTTTTCATGCACTATCTGGGTTTTTATTCTCTTTTTTGGTTTTATCTTGAATTATTTGATACCTTCTTTTACAATTCCTGAAAATGCCTTCTATCTGGGCTTATTTATCATCCTGCCTTTTAGGTTTACATCCATACTCACAATGTCAGAAAGCAATCTTTTGGAGAAAATTCTTTTTTCAATCTCACAACCATTGTTGTGTATAATGGCATCTAAATTGTTCTTCAATATACCTTTGAATTATACTCTTCTTCTCTTCATTTTGAGCGCTACGATATCATTTGTTTTGGCTTACTTTATAATGCATTATATAGAATCACATGGCTTAAAGAAAATAGGAGCTTCTCCTACTGAGGGTTTCAGAGCTTTTCTTGTTGCCTGGTTGGATAGGAAAAATGTAAAGCTTGAAAAATTTCTTAGTAGGTTGGGTGTAGAACGAAATATATCAGTTACAGTTCTTCAATTTAGAAGTAAATTTACGAAAAAACTGAAGGGAATCATGGTAGTTTCAAATTTCCATCCCGGTCCTTTTATGAATGTTGGCAGTAGCATTCTGCCCTATATGATCCAAAATTTCTTTGAAAAAAAGACAAAGGCAAAAATTGCAGTCCCTCATGGAATATCTGGCCATGAGAGAAATCTTGTCTCTCAAAAGCAAAATCAAAAAGTAATTAGAGCTATTGAAAGATTATTATTGAATGATAATTTTTCAAGCAAAGCATCGCCTTTGGTAATGAACATATCAAAAAAAGGATTTGCACAAGCTAATTGTCAAATATTCGATAATTGTGCTTTTATTACTTTGAGCCAATCACCTGAGGATATGGAAGATATACCTTTGGAAATTGGTTCAGTTATTTCTAATGAAGCTAGGAATTATTTCAATTTAGTGGCTGTCATCGATGCCCATAATTCCATTGAGAAAATTAGACACTATTCTGATCAAGAACTTTCCAATTTTAAGGAAAGTGCTTTCCATGTAATTCATGAAGTTGCAAAAACTAAAACCCGAAAATTCAGATTTGGATCTGCGAAGAAAATCATAAAAGATTTTACTCTCCAAGATGGTTTTGGTCCTGGGGGAATATCTATTTTTTTAGTCGAAGTTAATGATAAATTAACAGCTTATATCACAATCGATGGCAATAATATGGTTCCTGGACTAAGGGATAGAATTCTTAAATCTATTAATGAAATTGGTGTAAAAAATGGCGAAGTAATGACAACAGACACTCATATGGTCAATGGATTGGTTTCTGCTAAGTTGGGATATCATCCAGTTGGAGAAGTAATTAATGAAGCATTATTAATAAAGAAAATAAAAGATGCGACTATAGAAGCTAAGAGAGACCTTGAGAAGGCAGAAATAGCTGTTTCTTCTGAAGAAATAAAAGTGAAAAGTTTAGGGTCAGAGATGTTCAATAAATTGCTCGGCTTCATGTATGATACTGCCAAAAAAATTTCAGCTTATTTACTAGTATCTATTTTCGGATTATCGGCTATTGGCATAATTCTATTGAAATGA
- a CDS encoding NAD(P)-dependent glycerol-1-phosphate dehydrogenase → MRIHRMQLPREVIVGTNVLGKIGEMCKGLGFHNKIIVVTGPNVYKIISNSIDESLIKENFDIDYVIIEESTQDYVELVEEKIDKVKPEVILGAGGGKDIDVAKQGAANCNTPFISIPTAASHDGIASSHASIKGFKQPFSKKNQAPIAIIADLDLIIKSPYRLIASGCGDVIAKYTAIKDWELAKKIKDEYYGDYAANLALMSAKLVTESANEIRAKKEDAYRTVVEALISCGVAMSIAGSSRPCSGSEHLFAHALDSLIDNNALHGEKCAVGTILCSYLQKGNWKMVRRVLRVIGTPVNAEELDLDGDVIVKALLIAPKIRPDRYTILNSKKLNKRKAEEITKITKVVD, encoded by the coding sequence ATGAGAATTCACCGCATGCAACTCCCAAGAGAGGTAATAGTTGGGACGAATGTTCTTGGAAAGATTGGGGAAATGTGTAAAGGACTCGGATTCCATAATAAGATCATTGTTGTTACGGGCCCTAATGTTTATAAGATCATCTCGAATTCGATCGATGAATCTCTGATTAAAGAAAATTTCGATATAGATTATGTAATAATTGAAGAATCTACACAAGATTATGTGGAGCTAGTCGAAGAAAAGATCGATAAAGTTAAACCGGAAGTTATTCTTGGGGCTGGTGGAGGAAAAGACATAGACGTTGCAAAACAAGGTGCGGCCAATTGCAACACTCCTTTTATAAGCATACCTACAGCAGCCTCTCATGACGGTATTGCAAGTTCACATGCATCGATTAAGGGATTCAAACAGCCCTTTTCCAAAAAGAACCAAGCTCCTATTGCAATAATAGCAGATCTCGACTTGATAATCAAGTCTCCCTATAGATTAATTGCTAGTGGTTGCGGCGATGTTATAGCAAAATATACAGCAATTAAAGATTGGGAATTAGCTAAGAAAATTAAGGATGAGTATTATGGAGACTATGCTGCAAATTTAGCTTTGATGAGTGCAAAATTAGTCACAGAAAGCGCTAATGAAATTAGAGCCAAGAAAGAAGATGCTTACAGAACTGTTGTTGAAGCCTTAATAAGTTGTGGTGTAGCGATGAGTATAGCAGGTAGTAGCAGACCTTGTAGTGGCTCTGAACATTTGTTCGCACATGCATTAGATTCATTAATAGATAATAATGCTTTACATGGTGAAAAATGTGCGGTAGGTACCATATTGTGTTCATATCTTCAAAAAGGAAATTGGAAGATGGTTAGAAGAGTTCTTAGGGTTATCGGCACTCCAGTAAATGCAGAGGAATTAGATTTAGATGGTGATGTAATTGTTAAAGCTTTACTAATTGCTCCTAAAATTAGACCTGATAGATATACGATATTAAATTCTAAAAAGCTGAACAAAAGAAAAGCTGAAGAAATAACAAAAATTACAAAAGTAGTAGATTAA
- a CDS encoding Lrp/AsnC ligand binding domain-containing protein, whose amino-acid sequence MKFKMLDACILVKTTPTKIVEILESIKKIKQVEKAYMVSGRWDIVAFVKVNDYRELKELTGEINSLEGVRSTETLGST is encoded by the coding sequence TTGAAATTCAAAATGTTAGATGCATGCATATTAGTTAAAACTACTCCAACAAAAATTGTTGAGATACTTGAGTCAATAAAGAAAATTAAACAGGTTGAGAAAGCGTACATGGTATCTGGAAGATGGGACATAGTCGCTTTTGTTAAAGTTAATGATTATAGAGAATTAAAAGAACTAACAGGAGAAATTAATTCTTTAGAAGGCGTTAGAAGTACTGAAACATTAGGGAGTACTTAA
- a CDS encoding Lrp/AsnC ligand binding domain-containing protein encodes MILACVLIRTERGRYDEVVDRIKQFYEVKNAFAVLGRYDVVADVEASNYENLSEIILRMGRIAGIVFTETLIEVKKD; translated from the coding sequence TTGATATTGGCATGTGTTTTAATTCGAACTGAACGAGGAAGATATGATGAAGTGGTAGATCGTATAAAACAATTTTATGAAGTGAAAAATGCATTCGCTGTACTTGGAAGATATGATGTAGTTGCAGATGTAGAGGCGAGCAACTATGAGAACCTCAGCGAGATTATTCTAAGAATGGGGCGAATTGCGGGGATTGTTTTCACAGAGACTTTAATTGAAGTAAAAAAGGATTGA
- a CDS encoding XTP/dITP diphosphatase, whose translation MHIKIKFATSNSHKVSEVKEILSHHSFSVEHINLKVPEIQSDNLEEIAKASSIEVVKREHVPIFVEDSGLFVKNLNGFPGPYSSYVLKTIGNTGILKLMINIRKREATFKSVIAFCNEKLSSNIFVGEVNGVISGKKRGEIWGFDPIFIPKGMEETFAEMPVKKKNDLSHRKKALEKFVYWYKNRH comes from the coding sequence ATGCATATTAAAATCAAATTTGCGACCTCTAATTCCCACAAAGTAAGTGAAGTAAAAGAAATACTTTCTCACCACTCGTTTTCTGTAGAGCACATAAACTTGAAAGTTCCTGAGATACAATCAGATAATTTAGAGGAAATTGCAAAAGCATCTTCAATTGAGGTTGTAAAAAGAGAACATGTACCAATATTTGTTGAAGATTCTGGTTTGTTCGTAAAAAATCTAAATGGATTTCCAGGACCCTATTCCTCATATGTTCTGAAAACAATTGGTAATACTGGAATTTTAAAGCTTATGATAAATATAAGAAAAAGGGAAGCTACTTTCAAAAGCGTAATTGCATTTTGTAATGAAAAACTTTCATCAAACATCTTTGTAGGGGAAGTAAATGGCGTTATTTCTGGAAAAAAAAGAGGTGAAATATGGGGTTTTGATCCAATTTTCATCCCAAAAGGAATGGAAGAAACTTTTGCAGAGATGCCTGTTAAGAAGAAGAATGATTTATCTCATAGAAAAAAAGCTTTAGAAAAATTCGTTTATTGGTATAAGAATAGGCATTAG